A single Sander lucioperca isolate FBNREF2018 chromosome 24, SLUC_FBN_1.2, whole genome shotgun sequence DNA region contains:
- the LOC116044422 gene encoding THAP domain-containing protein 2-like has product MSCCVAHMCSNRQVSSSGLSFFRFPINDKDRLQQWIHNLKRKSWTPNKHSRLCSIHFTQDSFIVGRERVTLKPDAVPTIFYPHLHIKAKVRRSRVSKNTTVRKTDPATQARRRRNVSHDHDYIGCAPSEPQTVAVNVASCSRSHSADHGAYSLKNSPSPLKRKMPLVQSKLLSCKKKMKLQDQTVRRLKEKVKSLSSVDPSSSCSCKKKIKLQERTIRRLKQKVKSLSSVVTDLEEKLRVSNSCGDVLEASFSGVATEIQVILE; this is encoded by the exons ATGTCTTGCTGTGTAGCACACATGTGTTCTAACAGACAAGTCTCTTCTTCCGGGTTAAGCTTTTTCAG gTTCCCCATCAATGACAAAGACAGGTTGCAGCAGTGGATCCACAATCTCAAGAGAAAGAGCTGGACACCAAACAAGCATTCTCGCCTCTGCTCCATTCACTTCACACAGGACAGTTTCATCGTTGGCCGGGAACGAGTTACCCTTAAACCAGACGCGGTGCCAACCATCTTCTACCCACATTTACACATAAAGGCCAAGGTGAGGCGCTCCAGAGTCAGTAAGAACACAACTGTTAGGAAGACTGACCCTGCCACACAAGCGCGTAGACGCAGGAACGTCAGTCACGACCATGACTACATCGGTTGCGCTCCCAGTGAACCACAGACAGTCGCAGTGAACGTAGCCAGCTGCAGCCGGAGCCATTCTGCAGATCACGGTGCATACTCGCTGAAAAACTCCCCCAGTCCTCTAAAGAGGAAGATGCCTCTTGTTCAAAGTAAATTGCTTTCTTGCAAGAAAAAAATGAAGCTTCAAGACCAGACAGTCAGAAGACTGAAAGAGAAAGTGAAGTCTCTCTCCTCAGTAGATCCAAGTAGCTCGTGCTCttgcaagaaaaaaataaagcttCAAGAGCGGACAATCAGAAGACTGAAACAGAAAGTGAAGTCTCTCTCCTCAGTTGTCACTGATCTTGAAGAGAAGCTGCGTGTTTCCAACAGCTGCGGTGATGTGCTGGAGGCTTCCTTTAGCGGAGTCGCTACAGAAATTCAAGTGATTCTTGAGTAA